The window TCATCTACCTGCTGCCGCGCCTGACCACCGCCGTCCCCTCGCCGCTGGTCGCCATTGCGGTCCTGACCGCAATCTCGCTGACCTTCGACACCCCGGTCCACACCGTGGGCGAGATGGGCGAGCTGCCCAAGGGCCTGCCCTCCTTCGGCCTGCCGCAGGTCCCGCTGACGTTCGAGACGCTGCAGATCATCACCCCCACCGCGCTTGCGATGGCGGCGGTCGGCCTGCTCGAGACGCTGCTCACCGCGCAGATCGTCGATGACATGACCGGTACCGATTCCTACAAGCGTATCGAGTGCCGCGGCCAGGGCATCGCCAACATCATCGCCGCCCTGTTCGGCGGCATGGGCGGCTGCGCGATGATCGGCCAGTCGGTCATCAACGTCACCTCGGGTGGCCGCGGGCGCCTTTCCACGCTGACAGCGGGTATCTTCCTGTTCATCCTCCTCGCCGCGCTGGGTCCCTGGGTCGGCCAGGTGCCGATGCCCAGCCTCGTTGCGGTGATGATCATGGTCTCGATCGGCACGTTTTCGTGGAACTCGATCCCCAACCTCAAGCGCCACCCCTGGCAGAGCTCGGTGGTCATGGTCGCAACCGTCGTCACCGTGGTCGCCACCAGCGACCTGTCGAAGGGCGTGATCGTGGGTGTGCTCCTTTCAGGCGTGTTCTTCGCCCAGAAGGTCCAGCGCCTCTTTACGCTGGAGCGCACGGTCGAGGGCGACACCGCCACCTACCGCGTCGCGGGCCAGATCTTCTTCGCCTCGGTCCACCGCTTCATCGAGCAGATGGACGCGGCCAGCGAGACGGCCCCCAAGGTCGTGATCGACATGGAGAAGGCGCACCTGTGGGACATCTCCTCGGTCGAGGCGCTCGACAAGGTCGTTGCTGAACTGGCCAAGGGCGGCGCGGACGTGCGCGTCGTGGGCTACAACCGGGCAAGCGCGGACATCGTCGACAAGTTCGCCGCGCACGACAAGACCGGCTTCGAACTGGGCACCGTGCCGCACTGATTGTTTCTCCGGGAACCGGGTAGCTGTTCAAGGGTTGGAAATAAACGAACCCTTGACTGCCCCGCCCGAGTTCCCGGAGTCCCCCGTTGAAACGTTCCCTGCGCCACCTGCCCGACCTGACGACCACCCTCCTCTACGCCGCCGCGCTGGCTCCTGCCGCTGCGATGCTGCTGGTGGTCAGCCCCTTCCAGGTCTGACAGATACGCCTTCCGGACACGAAAAAGGGCGAGACGGTCTCCACCGCCTCGCCCTTTTTCGTGTTCGCCGACCGTACAGGTCACATGACGACATCAGCCTCGTGCCAGATCACCGCCTGGGCCGCCTTCATGCAGTTCTCGGCCGTATCCCAGCTCATCGTGGGCGAACCGTAGAGCCGCCAGCCCTGCTCCAGAGCCTCGGAAATCCGCTCGCAGAAGGCGCGGTCGTCCTTGCCGGTAAGCAGGCGATAGATCGGGCGGTCTTCGGGCGTCTCGTATTGCGACATGGGCGCGGCATCCTTTCCAAATGGCGTTTACCCGATGCCTAGCCACTCCAGAGGCGCAGGCAAGCCCTGCCCGCAATAATCCACCTGCAACACGCGCCGTCCCGTCGCGCGTCCGTCCGCGGGATCGGACGCATGCAGGATCGGCGTGCGGTAGAACCAGACGTCCCCGGTGTCGGCGAGGCAGATGGCCTGCTGCGATTGCGCCACCTGTGCCTCCACGTCCGCCACTGGAACCCGCCCCCACCTGTGCGAGCCGCACGCGATGCGCAGCGGCGCATTGCCGCCATCGACCGGATCGAGGTGAATGCGCAGGGTCATCATCGCCTCGATCAGCGCGAACGGCGGCTCGACATGGCAAATGCCCTGCTTGACGCTCCAGGGACCATAGCCCGGCACGTCATGGCGCGTACGCACGGCAATGGTGCGGTCCTGATGCCAGCCCAGCGCCCAGTTTCGATCCGCGCGCTTGTCGAACAGCACCGCGCGTACCGGCTGCATCGGGCGTCCGGCCCGAGCCTCGACCTCGCCGCCCACGCAGCTCCCCGCGCCAAGCAATGTCTCCAGTCCCGGCGCGTCGGAAAGCCGCAGGCCCGCCTGTCCGACCGGGTAGTCGGCAAATTCAGCCAGAAGCGCGGGCAGGATCGAGTTGGCGAGCCCCGCGACGCGGCAGGCTCCGTCGCGATCCAGGTCCAGCACCACGGGGCAAGGATGTGTGGTGTTCATCACGTTGGGGGATCTCTCTTCACGCACGCGTCGCGTTTACAAGAAGAGAAACAGGAATCCGATTCAAGGGGCCATCGCCCCTTGCTCCCCTTCTCGGCAACCGCGCCTTTCGCAGCCAAGGCCGCGTGCGGGACGTAACCTGGACCGTTTCGGGAGCCCGAGGGCGATGGCCCTCGGAAAGTCCTTCTTCTTACCCAGCCTTCGACTGGAGCGCCGCCAGCACGGCGAGCGCCCGGTCCTTCTCGGCAAAGGGAACGAAGACGTGATCGTGGTGGAAGGCGGCGACCATGTTGCAGGCAATGCCGGCCTCGGCCAGCGCGGTGGAAACGGCCGCCGTCAGGCCGTGTCCATCGAGCGCGGAGTGCACTTCCAGCACGATGCGCGCCATGGGAAGCGAGGTGTCGTGCCCCGCCATTTCGGCGAACGCGAGGGGAAGGATCTGCGAGAGACCTTCCGCCTCGGCAAAGCTGGCGATGGCCTGCGTGAGCGGCGCGCCGCCGGTGCAGAAAATCCAGGTTTCGGGATCGAGCCGGGGCGACATCCCCGCGATCATCGCGCGTCCCTCGCGCACCGGCCCGTCCGTCATTACAGGATGTACTTGGAAAGATCGGCGTTGCCGGCCAGACCTTCGAGCTTCTCGCGCACGTAGGCCTCGTCGATCGTCACCGTCTCGCCGCCACGGTCCTCGGCCTCGAAGGAGAGCTCCTCGAAGAGCTTTTCCATGACCGTCTGGAGGCGGCGGGCGCCGATGTTCTCGACGCTTTCGTTCACCTGCGCGGCGATCTTCGCGACTTCGCGCACCGCGCCCTCGGTCATCTCGATGGTGAGGTCCTCGGTGCCCAGCAGCGCCTTGTACTGGGCGACCAGGTTGGCGCGCGTTTCGGACAGAATGCGCACGAAGTCGGCCTCGGTCAGCGCCTTCAATTCGACGCGGATCGGCAGGCGGCCCTGGAGTTCGGGCAGCATGTCCGAAGGCTTGGAGACGTGGAACGCGCCCGAGGCGACGAAGAGGACATGGTCTGTCTTCATCGCGCCGTACTTGGTGGCGACGGTCGTGCCCTCGATCAGCGGCAGGAGGTCGCGCTGCACGCCCTCGCGGCTGACGGTGCCGCCGCGCTGGTCCGAAACCGCGATCTTGTCGATTTCATCGAGGAAGACGATGCCGTTCTGCTCGGCATCGGCGATGGCGACGCGCTGGACATCGTCCTGATCGAGCCGCTTTTCCGATTCCTCGTCGACCAGCTTGTCCCAGGCCTCGGGCACCTTCATCTTGCGGCGCACGGTCTTCTGGCCGCCGAACGCCTTACCCATCATGTCGGAGAGATTGATCATCCCGACCGAGCCGCCCATGCCGGGGATCTCCATGGCGCCGCTTGGCGCGTCCTCGACCTCGATCTCGACTTCGGTGTCGTTCATCGCGTTCTGGGTGATGCGCTCGTGGAAGGCGGCGCGGGTGGCCTCGGAGGCGCCTTCGCCGACCAGCGCGTTGAGCAGGCGGTCCATCGCCGCCTTGCTGGCGGCCTCGCGCACGGATTCGCGGCGGCGCTCCTTCTCAAGCCGGATCGCTTCCTCGACGAGGTCACGGGCGATCTGTTCGACATCGCGGCCGACATAGCCCACTTCGGTGAACTTGGTCGCTTCCACCTTCACGAAGGGCGCATCGGCCAGCTTGGCGAGGCGGCGGCTGATCTCGGTCTTGCCGCAGCCCGTGGGGCCAATCATCAGGATGTTCTTGGGCGTCACCTCATCGCGCAGATCCGCGGAAAGGCGCTGACGCCGCCAGCGGTTGCGCAGCGCGACCGCGACGGCCTTCTTGGCCTCGGACTGGCCGATGATGTGCTCGTCGAGCGAAGCCACGATGGCCTTGGGGGTAAGGGTGTCTTTCATGGGTCTCTTCGCTGCAATCAGATGGTTTCGAGCGTGACACGGTC is drawn from Novosphingobium decolorationis and contains these coding sequences:
- the hslU gene encoding ATP-dependent protease ATPase subunit HslU, whose amino-acid sequence is MKDTLTPKAIVASLDEHIIGQSEAKKAVAVALRNRWRRQRLSADLRDEVTPKNILMIGPTGCGKTEISRRLAKLADAPFVKVEATKFTEVGYVGRDVEQIARDLVEEAIRLEKERRRESVREAASKAAMDRLLNALVGEGASEATRAAFHERITQNAMNDTEVEIEVEDAPSGAMEIPGMGGSVGMINLSDMMGKAFGGQKTVRRKMKVPEAWDKLVDEESEKRLDQDDVQRVAIADAEQNGIVFLDEIDKIAVSDQRGGTVSREGVQRDLLPLIEGTTVATKYGAMKTDHVLFVASGAFHVSKPSDMLPELQGRLPIRVELKALTEADFVRILSETRANLVAQYKALLGTEDLTIEMTEGAVREVAKIAAQVNESVENIGARRLQTVMEKLFEELSFEAEDRGGETVTIDEAYVREKLEGLAGNADLSKYIL
- a CDS encoding DUF1737 domain-containing protein gives rise to the protein MSQYETPEDRPIYRLLTGKDDRAFCERISEALEQGWRLYGSPTMSWDTAENCMKAAQAVIWHEADVVM
- a CDS encoding SulP family inorganic anion transporter, which gives rise to MSSFLAHYRQGWRSNIRADVLSGLVVGLALIPEAIGFSIIAGVDPAVGLWASVAIAIIISFTGGRPAMVSAATASVAVLVGPLVREHGVDYLFAATILMGVFQIIAGILRLNLAMQFVSRSVITGFVNALAILIFMAQLPELTGVTWHTYAMIAGGLAIIYLLPRLTTAVPSPLVAIAVLTAISLTFDTPVHTVGEMGELPKGLPSFGLPQVPLTFETLQIITPTALAMAAVGLLETLLTAQIVDDMTGTDSYKRIECRGQGIANIIAALFGGMGGCAMIGQSVINVTSGGRGRLSTLTAGIFLFILLAALGPWVGQVPMPSLVAVMIMVSIGTFSWNSIPNLKRHPWQSSVVMVATVVTVVATSDLSKGVIVGVLLSGVFFAQKVQRLFTLERTVEGDTATYRVAGQIFFASVHRFIEQMDAASETAPKVVIDMEKAHLWDISSVEALDKVVAELAKGGADVRVVGYNRASADIVDKFAAHDKTGFELGTVPH
- a CDS encoding ACT domain-containing protein, with protein sequence MTDGPVREGRAMIAGMSPRLDPETWIFCTGGAPLTQAIASFAEAEGLSQILPLAFAEMAGHDTSLPMARIVLEVHSALDGHGLTAAVSTALAEAGIACNMVAAFHHDHVFVPFAEKDRALAVLAALQSKAG
- a CDS encoding phytanoyl-CoA dioxygenase family protein encodes the protein MNTTHPCPVVLDLDRDGACRVAGLANSILPALLAEFADYPVGQAGLRLSDAPGLETLLGAGSCVGGEVEARAGRPMQPVRAVLFDKRADRNWALGWHQDRTIAVRTRHDVPGYGPWSVKQGICHVEPPFALIEAMMTLRIHLDPVDGGNAPLRIACGSHRWGRVPVADVEAQVAQSQQAICLADTGDVWFYRTPILHASDPADGRATGRRVLQVDYCGQGLPAPLEWLGIG